One window of Flavobacteriales bacterium genomic DNA carries:
- a CDS encoding DUF1801 domain-containing protein → MGTTDAEFEQAIGSFSVPVQSLARETRKLIHHVLPEVVEVAWVRQKTIGFGTGIKKNSEHFCWFLPASKHLSVGFNYGAELPDPAQLLEGTGKLYRHVKIRSAEQLKDPALIELLRFSTTYRVPAVRRG, encoded by the coding sequence ATGGGAACGACCGATGCCGAATTCGAGCAAGCCATAGGAAGCTTTTCAGTTCCCGTCCAGTCCTTGGCGCGGGAAACCCGAAAACTCATTCACCACGTCCTTCCTGAAGTTGTGGAGGTGGCATGGGTGCGGCAAAAGACCATCGGCTTCGGAACGGGGATCAAGAAAAATTCGGAGCACTTCTGCTGGTTCCTGCCCGCCTCCAAACATCTGTCGGTGGGCTTCAACTACGGCGCGGAACTCCCCGACCCCGCGCAGCTGCTGGAAGGCACCGGCAAACTTTACCGGCACGTCAAGATCCGCTCCGCCGAGCAATTGAAGGATCCCGCGTTGATCGAGCTGCTGCGCTTTTCTACCACGTACCGGGTGCCTGCCGTTCGGCGGGGGTGA